A part of Bifidobacteriaceae bacterium genomic DNA contains:
- a CDS encoding type II toxin-antitoxin system HipA family toxin: MRRLTAYLDGIRTGWFTQLDTGRVIFEVDMQWAEGSGAMELSLSLPKSKGRHDGPAPVNYLAGLLPDDPDVVRRWAGRFGVSAASPMALLENVGLDAAGGVQLSTEDGAVLDAPRDWAPLTEEEIGRHLAELRGDRTGWMFPRQQPQSFSLAGAQGKFALTDAHGGWALPLGAEPTTHILKPGATGFSSQALTEHLTMRAAGLMGLRVADTRMAWFAGEPAIVAARYDRAQANGMVRRLHQEDFVQAFGLPPDLKYQSDGGPGMTRVVDILRASLRAGDADAAVWEFTLLCAFNWVALATDGHAKNFSLLHSPDGPSLAPGYDMASALPYPDLADQWTARLAMSVGGNYRDRDIAARHWRREATAAGIDPDSFAERLRGLVATFPDAASQAARETGLAGGEALFAGEFVDLAARRSRTLQDRLSVP, translated from the coding sequence GTGAGGCGGCTGACCGCCTACCTCGACGGGATCCGGACCGGCTGGTTCACCCAGTTGGACACCGGTCGAGTCATATTCGAGGTCGACATGCAGTGGGCCGAGGGTAGCGGCGCGATGGAACTGTCGCTCAGCCTGCCGAAGTCCAAAGGACGCCATGACGGCCCCGCCCCCGTCAACTACTTGGCCGGTCTGCTGCCGGACGACCCGGACGTGGTGCGCCGTTGGGCGGGGCGATTTGGGGTCAGCGCGGCCAGTCCGATGGCGCTGCTGGAGAACGTCGGCTTGGACGCGGCCGGCGGCGTTCAACTCAGCACCGAAGACGGCGCCGTCCTTGACGCACCCCGGGATTGGGCGCCCTTGACTGAGGAAGAGATCGGCCGGCATCTGGCGGAATTGCGCGGTGACCGGACCGGTTGGATGTTCCCGCGGCAACAGCCCCAGAGCTTCTCGTTGGCGGGCGCGCAAGGCAAGTTCGCGCTCACCGACGCTCATGGCGGCTGGGCGCTGCCACTGGGCGCCGAGCCGACCACCCACATCCTCAAACCGGGCGCGACCGGATTTTCCAGCCAGGCGCTCACCGAGCACCTGACAATGCGGGCGGCTGGCCTTATGGGCCTGCGGGTGGCTGATACCCGGATGGCTTGGTTCGCCGGAGAGCCGGCGATCGTGGCCGCACGGTACGACCGCGCGCAAGCAAACGGCATGGTGCGGCGCCTGCATCAGGAGGACTTCGTGCAAGCGTTCGGCCTGCCGCCCGATTTGAAGTACCAGAGCGACGGCGGCCCTGGCATGACCCGGGTCGTCGACATCTTGCGCGCGAGCCTTCGCGCGGGCGACGCCGACGCCGCCGTCTGGGAGTTCACGCTCCTGTGCGCGTTCAACTGGGTTGCGCTCGCGACCGATGGCCACGCCAAGAACTTCTCTCTTCTGCACTCGCCCGATGGACCCTCGCTCGCCCCGGGATACGACATGGCTTCGGCGCTGCCATACCCGGACCTGGCCGACCAGTGGACGGCCCGTCTGGCGATGAGCGTTGGCGGCAACTACCGCGACCGGGATATCGCGGCCCGCCATTGGCGGCGCGAAGCAACCGCCGCCGGAATCGATCCCGACAGTTTCGCGGAACGGCTGCGGGGGCTGGTAGCCACCTTCCCGGACGCCGCGTCGCAGGCGGCCAGGGAGACCGGTCTTGCGGGCGGGGAGGCGTTGTTCGCGGGCGAGTTTGTAGACCTCGCCGCCCGGCGAAGCCGGACGCTCCAGGACCGCTTGTCGGTGCCCTGA
- a CDS encoding TIGR00266 family protein — MRFQIETHMQFPMARVLMNQGEVARIQRGSMIYRSPGVELNARLNASGDGIGKFVRAVARSAVSGESTFITEAVCQAPMGEVAIAPTYPGTIAQLDVGANQYRLNDSAFLAMDSTVAYTMERQSVGKALFGGQGGFFVMATDGQGALLVNAFGSITEIPLNNANGFVVDNRHVVAWDRNLDYHIELQSGFFGSIGTGEGLVNVFRGTGKILIQSLNLETFAASINPFLPTRS, encoded by the coding sequence ATGCGATTCCAGATTGAAACCCACATGCAGTTCCCAATGGCCCGCGTCTTGATGAACCAGGGAGAGGTGGCGCGCATTCAGCGCGGCTCCATGATCTACCGGTCGCCCGGCGTGGAGCTGAACGCCCGGTTGAACGCGTCCGGTGACGGCATCGGGAAATTCGTGCGGGCGGTTGCCCGCAGCGCGGTCTCCGGCGAGTCGACGTTCATAACGGAGGCGGTCTGCCAGGCGCCGATGGGCGAGGTCGCCATCGCGCCGACTTATCCCGGGACCATCGCCCAGCTTGACGTGGGCGCGAACCAGTACCGGCTGAACGACAGCGCGTTCTTGGCGATGGATTCCACAGTCGCGTACACCATGGAGCGCCAAAGCGTCGGAAAGGCGCTGTTCGGCGGCCAGGGCGGTTTCTTCGTGATGGCGACGGACGGCCAGGGGGCGCTGCTGGTCAACGCGTTCGGGTCGATCACCGAGATTCCACTGAACAACGCGAACGGCTTCGTGGTGGACAACCGCCATGTGGTGGCGTGGGACCGGAACCTCGATTACCACATCGAGTTGCAGAGCGGCTTCTTCGGGTCGATCGGCACGGGCGAGGGCCTGGTCAACGTGTTCCGGGGCACGGGCAAGATCCTGATCCAGAGCCTCAACCTGGAAACCTTCGCCGCGTCGATCAACCCCTTCTTGCCGACCCGCAGCTAG
- a CDS encoding NAD(P)H-binding protein, translating into MARITVLGGTGYAGAAVVAEAARRGHQVRSISRKVPDAVRHVPEVAYLAGSVTDPVFLESVAGESDVVISALSPRGPMLGQVRLVDGDLIALADTLGFRLGVILGAGSLFTEPGGPRLADLPGFPPAFKAEADEMAQVLADLEASPVGVDWFGVSPAPGFGSSAPGERTGRYRTGGDVVLADESGNSNISADDLAIAILDEVDRPAHRRQRFTVAH; encoded by the coding sequence ATGGCCAGGATCACAGTCTTGGGCGGGACGGGTTACGCCGGCGCGGCGGTGGTCGCGGAGGCGGCCCGCCGGGGCCACCAGGTCCGCTCGATTTCGCGCAAGGTGCCCGATGCCGTCCGCCACGTCCCCGAAGTCGCCTACCTTGCCGGTTCGGTCACGGATCCGGTTTTCCTGGAGTCGGTGGCCGGGGAAAGCGATGTGGTGATCTCCGCGTTGTCGCCGCGCGGCCCCATGCTGGGCCAGGTGCGCCTGGTGGACGGCGACCTGATCGCGCTGGCCGACACACTCGGCTTCCGCCTCGGCGTCATCTTGGGCGCGGGCTCCTTGTTCACCGAGCCGGGCGGCCCCCGCCTGGCCGACCTGCCCGGCTTCCCGCCGGCGTTCAAGGCGGAGGCGGATGAGATGGCCCAGGTCCTGGCCGATCTTGAGGCCTCCCCGGTGGGCGTGGACTGGTTCGGGGTGTCCCCCGCGCCGGGCTTCGGCTCGTCCGCCCCCGGCGAGCGGACGGGCCGCTACCGCACCGGCGGCGACGTGGTCCTGGCCGACGAGTCCGGCAACAGCAACATCTCCGCGGACGACCTGGCGATCGCGATTTTGGACGAGGTCGACCGCCCGGCGCACCGCCGCCAGCGCTTCACGGTGGCCCACTGA
- a CDS encoding helix-turn-helix domain-containing protein encodes MIRTSSEGTVWAYRPADWGNLARDRRAQRGWTQAQLGAKAGVTRQWVNRFENGKGTGAARLDAALRVMDLLGFVIDLRPEDTEAAR; translated from the coding sequence ATGATTCGTACTTCTTCGGAGGGCACCGTGTGGGCGTATCGACCGGCTGACTGGGGGAATCTGGCACGCGACCGCCGCGCGCAACGGGGCTGGACACAGGCGCAACTGGGGGCCAAGGCGGGCGTCACCCGCCAGTGGGTTAACCGCTTCGAGAACGGCAAGGGCACGGGCGCGGCCCGGTTGGACGCCGCGCTCAGGGTGATGGACTTGCTGGGATTCGTGATCGACCTGCGCCCCGAAGACACCGAGGCCGCTCGGTGA
- the thrC gene encoding threonine synthase, which produces MRYVSTRSAAGDGLGFRDILLSGLAPDGGLYLPERYPRVGDQTLDRWREVLDAQGYAALAAEILALFAPDYQPEEIARLTKAAYTPEAFGDPEIVPVTHLGGTPLWLAHLSNGPTAAFKDMAMQLIGQLFECELERRDTWMTVLGATSGDTGSAAEHALLGRERIRVAMLTPRGRMTPFQQAQMFSINDPAVANLAIDGAFDDCQDLVKAVNLDAGFKARWRIGAVNSINWARVAAQVVYYFAAYFRSGQERVSFAVPTGNFGNILAGHVAREMGLPVDRLILATNENNVLHDFFATGVYRPRASFETSSPSMDISKASNFERFVADLLGRDGARLAHLFGQVLPAQGFFDLAGTPEFAAAGERFGFVSGTSGHADRLAAIRRLWREHQVLVDPHTADAVHVALALRVPGPVIVTETALPVKFAQTIEEAIGEPPPVPARFAGLLDAPRHVWDLPNDAAMLKAWLAEWLGG; this is translated from the coding sequence GTGCGCTACGTCTCCACCCGCTCTGCCGCAGGCGACGGCCTGGGCTTTCGCGACATTCTGCTCTCCGGCCTGGCGCCGGACGGCGGCCTTTACCTGCCGGAGCGCTACCCGCGGGTTGGCGACCAGACGCTGGACCGGTGGCGGGAGGTGTTGGACGCCCAAGGCTACGCCGCGCTGGCCGCCGAAATCCTGGCGTTGTTCGCGCCGGATTACCAGCCGGAGGAGATCGCGCGGCTGACTAAAGCCGCGTACACGCCAGAGGCGTTCGGGGACCCGGAGATCGTTCCCGTAACCCACTTGGGGGGAACGCCGCTCTGGCTGGCCCACCTCTCGAACGGCCCCACCGCCGCCTTCAAAGACATGGCCATGCAGTTGATCGGGCAGTTGTTCGAGTGCGAACTGGAGCGGCGCGACACCTGGATGACCGTGCTCGGGGCGACTTCCGGGGACACGGGCAGCGCCGCCGAACACGCCCTCCTGGGCCGCGAGCGCATCCGCGTCGCCATGCTCACCCCACGCGGGCGGATGACCCCGTTCCAACAAGCGCAAATGTTCTCCATCAACGACCCGGCGGTGGCCAACCTGGCGATCGACGGCGCCTTCGACGACTGCCAGGACCTGGTCAAAGCGGTCAACCTGGACGCGGGCTTCAAGGCCCGGTGGCGGATCGGCGCGGTCAACTCGATCAACTGGGCGCGGGTCGCGGCCCAGGTGGTCTACTACTTCGCGGCCTATTTCAGGAGCGGCCAGGAGCGGGTCTCCTTCGCCGTTCCCACGGGCAACTTCGGGAACATCCTGGCGGGCCATGTGGCCCGGGAAATGGGTCTGCCGGTCGACCGCCTGATCCTGGCCACCAACGAGAACAACGTCCTCCACGACTTCTTCGCCACCGGGGTGTACCGCCCGCGCGCCTCCTTCGAAACCTCCAGCCCCTCGATGGACATCTCCAAGGCGTCCAACTTCGAGCGCTTCGTCGCGGATTTGCTCGGGCGCGACGGCGCGCGCCTAGCCCACCTGTTTGGCCAGGTCCTGCCCGCGCAGGGCTTCTTCGACCTGGCGGGCACGCCGGAGTTCGCGGCCGCCGGGGAGCGCTTCGGATTCGTCTCCGGCACGTCCGGCCACGCCGACCGCCTGGCCGCCATCCGCCGGCTGTGGCGCGAACACCAGGTTTTGGTGGACCCCCACACCGCCGATGCCGTGCACGTCGCCTTGGCCCTCCGGGTCCCGGGGCCCGTCATTGTGACCGAGACGGCGTTGCCGGTGAAATTCGCCCAGACCATCGAGGAGGCGATCGGAGAGCCGCCGCCGGTCCCGGCGCGGTTCGCCGGCCTGCTGGACGCCCCCCGCCATGTCTGGGACCTGCCGAACGACGCCGCCATGCTGAAAGCCTGGCTGGCCGAATGGCTGGGCGGATAG
- a CDS encoding TFIIB-type zinc ribbon-containing protein, with protein MSQAVDYKCPNCGSALVFDPGLGRVRCQGCGSTFDPPAAPVEPLGPAISGGAKAAVAARAAEAAAPTGLSQVECRSCGAQIVVATQTEASTTCAYCHSPVVLVGQLSGGLAPDTVVPFSIRADQAREIFDRWISKKRYVQAGFYSRRRIDKLDGVYFPYFAVDAQADVQVEGTAHFTTGAGKYQRDHYFHVLREGEVQIENLPQEALRANRADKMINRLLPWDMTKQVPFAPQYLAGFQTERRDLDFGQVAVEVGHHLDLASRRLMATDVFQGDKRLRDMKLWGVTKIRRWRHRYTLLPAWVLFYTAPGGELYYFGINGQTGEAAGRLPINEGKLKRDAFLISAAGGLVVLAGLAAMLAGF; from the coding sequence ATGAGCCAGGCGGTCGACTACAAGTGTCCCAACTGCGGGTCGGCGCTGGTCTTCGACCCGGGGCTGGGCCGCGTGCGCTGTCAGGGGTGCGGCTCGACGTTCGACCCGCCCGCCGCGCCGGTCGAACCCTTGGGCCCGGCCATCTCCGGCGGGGCCAAGGCGGCGGTCGCGGCCCGCGCGGCTGAGGCGGCGGCGCCCACCGGCCTGTCGCAGGTCGAATGCCGTTCTTGCGGCGCGCAGATCGTGGTGGCCACCCAGACGGAGGCCTCCACCACCTGCGCCTACTGCCACAGCCCGGTGGTGCTGGTGGGGCAGTTGTCGGGGGGCCTGGCGCCGGACACGGTGGTGCCTTTCTCGATCCGCGCTGACCAGGCGCGGGAGATCTTCGACCGCTGGATCTCGAAGAAGCGCTACGTGCAAGCCGGGTTCTACTCGCGGCGCCGGATAGACAAGCTGGACGGCGTGTATTTCCCGTATTTCGCGGTGGACGCCCAAGCCGACGTCCAAGTGGAGGGCACAGCCCATTTCACGACTGGCGCCGGCAAGTACCAGCGCGACCACTATTTCCACGTCCTGCGGGAGGGCGAGGTCCAGATTGAGAATCTGCCGCAGGAGGCGCTCCGCGCCAATCGGGCCGACAAGATGATCAATCGCCTCCTGCCCTGGGACATGACCAAACAGGTGCCCTTCGCCCCGCAATACCTGGCCGGGTTCCAAACCGAGCGCCGCGACTTGGACTTCGGGCAGGTGGCGGTGGAGGTTGGCCATCATCTCGACTTGGCCAGCCGCCGCCTCATGGCGACGGACGTGTTCCAGGGCGACAAGCGCCTGAGGGACATGAAACTGTGGGGTGTGACCAAGATTCGGCGCTGGCGCCACCGCTACACCCTGCTGCCGGCCTGGGTGCTCTTTTACACCGCCCCCGGCGGCGAGTTGTATTACTTCGGGATCAACGGCCAAACTGGCGAGGCGGCGGGCCGGCTGCCGATCAACGAGGGCAAGCTGAAACGGGACGCGTTCCTGATCTCGGCGGCCGGCGGGCTGGTGGTGCTCGCGGGACTGGCCGCCATGTTGGCGGGGTTCTGA
- a CDS encoding SPFH domain-containing protein, producing MGLIRAAMGAVGGALADQWIDAIGVPGDLVKQDTLLIRGQALRQDGRSSNVKGTADVITNGSRIVVPTNTALLLVDGGQVVDVSTEPGYYTVDNAAQPSVFVGQWGDSVRQAWERFKFGGTTPQQQVALFITQREIRDIKFGTKQAIQYFDTFYNSELFLRTFGSFTILINNPVLFFANVYDKASPRVNFSDIHEQFLTEFMAKLTTAIAQLSGQGVRVSSVQQHQGLLSQVMSQLLDADWTQGRGIEILQVAVESISYTDESRELINLRNRGAMLSDPAIQRGYVAGTVADALHEAGANPEGGAGGMLGIGFAGGAAGGLFGGPIVPPAPGAPAVPPNQPPPGTPVAPVAPVAPAAAAPAAAGAQTASGPRFCPDCGTPTTGTKFCGNCGRQLY from the coding sequence ATGGGATTGATCCGGGCGGCCATGGGCGCCGTGGGCGGGGCACTGGCTGATCAGTGGATAGACGCGATCGGCGTGCCGGGGGACCTGGTCAAGCAAGACACGTTGCTGATCCGGGGCCAGGCGCTGAGGCAAGACGGGCGGAGCTCCAACGTCAAGGGCACGGCGGACGTGATCACGAACGGATCGCGGATCGTGGTCCCAACCAACACCGCGCTGCTGCTGGTGGACGGCGGCCAGGTGGTGGACGTGAGCACCGAGCCGGGTTATTACACCGTGGACAACGCGGCGCAGCCGTCGGTGTTCGTGGGCCAATGGGGCGACTCGGTGCGCCAAGCCTGGGAGCGTTTCAAATTCGGCGGGACTACCCCGCAACAGCAGGTGGCGCTGTTCATCACGCAGCGCGAGATCAGGGACATCAAGTTCGGCACAAAGCAGGCGATCCAGTACTTCGACACCTTCTACAACTCCGAATTGTTCCTGCGTACTTTCGGCTCCTTCACCATCCTGATCAACAACCCCGTGCTGTTCTTCGCCAACGTTTACGACAAGGCGTCGCCCAGAGTCAATTTCTCCGACATCCACGAACAGTTCCTGACCGAATTCATGGCCAAGCTGACCACCGCGATAGCGCAATTGAGCGGTCAGGGCGTGCGGGTCAGCTCAGTTCAACAACACCAGGGCCTGCTCTCGCAGGTCATGTCGCAGTTGCTGGACGCGGATTGGACGCAGGGCCGGGGTATTGAGATCCTGCAGGTCGCCGTTGAGTCGATCAGCTACACCGACGAGTCGCGCGAGTTGATCAACCTGCGCAACCGGGGCGCCATGCTCTCGGATCCGGCCATCCAGCGCGGCTACGTGGCCGGGACGGTGGCGGACGCCCTGCATGAGGCGGGTGCCAACCCGGAGGGCGGGGCTGGCGGAATGCTCGGCATCGGCTTCGCGGGCGGGGCGGCCGGCGGACTGTTCGGGGGCCCCATTGTGCCGCCGGCGCCCGGGGCTCCGGCCGTGCCGCCAAACCAGCCGCCGCCCGGCACTCCGGTGGCACCTGTGGCGCCTGTGGCCCCTGCGGCGGCGGCCCCTGCGGCGGCGGGCGCCCAGACGGCATCGGGACCACGGTTCTGCCCCGACTGCGGGACCCCCACCACGGGAACCAAGTTCTGCGGCAACTGCGGACGCCAGCTGTACTAG
- a CDS encoding HNH endonuclease codes for MNPDNPRQEIRALLRQAAEQTRLARIAEARAARSLAQAARVADQSGLAGWAVVEEHALSNAMTRAEARQLAAAGESGLDHPAFLAAQERGQLTTRACAAIRTAAGRSQNPEVRSQVASFGLALAKSFPAGKVRAGAEKLAALLDPAAFANGHEQQAAKRGVRLIPRPYGMAELRAYGPAHDLAAVVAGVEAAARKTQAFCRQAGVTCDARQAGFDAFCAIWKPCDDPADRAKSVNQVMARPHLLIHVNATALLGAIDTPALLGGQTPIPAGIARQIAEDATWQALVEDAGRIIGLGDRVHPPGTIPRPGDWPANTLADNTYQAGPKLRALLEARDQGCCVPNCSAPPGRCETDHRVPFDPARPANTQTTGANTQLLCKAHHQLKTHHGWRHQHDPNTGQATITTPHT; via the coding sequence ATGAACCCGGACAACCCCCGACAAGAGATCCGGGCGCTGCTTCGACAAGCGGCGGAGCAGACCCGCCTGGCGCGGATCGCGGAGGCCCGGGCGGCACGGTCGTTGGCCCAGGCGGCCCGGGTCGCGGACCAGTCCGGGCTGGCCGGGTGGGCGGTCGTCGAAGAGCACGCCCTTTCGAACGCCATGACCCGGGCGGAGGCCAGACAACTCGCCGCCGCCGGGGAGTCAGGCCTGGACCACCCCGCCTTCCTTGCCGCCCAAGAGCGCGGCCAGCTGACGACCAGGGCCTGCGCGGCCATCCGAACCGCCGCCGGCCGCAGCCAGAACCCCGAAGTCCGCTCCCAGGTGGCGTCGTTCGGGCTGGCCCTCGCGAAAAGCTTCCCCGCCGGGAAGGTCCGGGCCGGGGCCGAAAAGCTCGCCGCCCTGCTCGACCCGGCCGCGTTCGCCAACGGCCACGAACAACAAGCCGCCAAACGCGGCGTCCGGCTGATCCCCCGCCCCTACGGGATGGCCGAACTGCGCGCCTACGGGCCCGCCCACGACCTCGCCGCGGTCGTCGCCGGCGTCGAAGCGGCCGCCCGCAAGACCCAGGCCTTCTGTCGGCAGGCCGGCGTGACGTGCGACGCCCGCCAGGCCGGATTCGACGCGTTCTGCGCCATCTGGAAACCCTGCGACGACCCGGCCGACCGCGCCAAGTCCGTCAACCAGGTCATGGCCCGCCCCCACCTGCTCATCCACGTCAACGCCACCGCCCTGCTCGGCGCCATCGACACACCCGCCCTGCTCGGCGGGCAAACCCCAATTCCCGCCGGCATCGCCCGCCAAATCGCCGAAGACGCCACTTGGCAGGCCCTGGTCGAAGACGCCGGCAGGATCATCGGGCTCGGCGACCGCGTCCACCCGCCCGGGACAATCCCCCGCCCTGGGGACTGGCCCGCCAACACCTTGGCGGACAACACCTACCAGGCCGGCCCCAAGCTCCGGGCGTTGCTAGAGGCCCGCGACCAAGGCTGTTGCGTCCCGAACTGCTCCGCCCCGCCCGGACGATGCGAAACCGACCACCGCGTCCCCTTCGACCCGGCCAGACCCGCCAACACCCAAACCACCGGCGCCAACACCCAACTCCTCTGCAAGGCCCACCACCAATTGAAAACCCACCACGGCTGGCGCCACCAACACGACCCCAACACCGGTCAAGCCACCATCACCACACCGCACACCTGA
- the metE gene encoding 5-methyltetrahydropteroyltriglutamate--homocysteine S-methyltransferase — translation MTTQTIATVLGYPRQGPRRELKTAVEAYWAGRSSADQLLAAARELRLARLAELAAAGLGEIPGNDFSLYDHVLDAVMLLGAIPERFDHAVSRLDLYFALARGTEGLEPLEMTKWFDTNYHYLVPELGPDTEFALDPAKVLGEFDEATAAGVVTRPVVPGPVSFLLLAKSVEAGFRPLELLDRILPLYVSLLAQLREHGAEWVQLDEPCLVLDQPGEVLERVDHAYAVLGGAANRPSILVATYFDRLGEAWPVLASAPVEGLAVDFTGPAAANLEQLERLGGLPGKRLVAGLIDGRNVWAADLGKALALAERLAPLAGRVDVAASCSLLHVPLDVEMETVPPQLDGWLAFARQKLAEAVTVARGLADGRDGIGRELERSRAALERRANSPLTHVAAVRDRVGERGAPRATPYAERAREQACALGLPELPTTTIGSFPQTRELRAARAAWRRGALSQADYEAAMRAEIAAVVAEQERAGLDVLVHGEPERNDMVQYFAEQLDGYWASEFGWVQSYGSRYVRPPILFGDVSRPAPITVPWITYAQSLTDRPVKGMLTGPVTMLAWSFVRDDQPLGETAAQVALALRDEVLDLERAGTAVIQVDEPALRELLPLRRADRPAYLEWAVGAFWLATAGVADATQIHTHMCYAEFGDIMEAIVAMDPDVISLEAARSGAGVIRELAGSGLAGAVGPGVWDIHSPRIPPVEELAGKVRALRAAFGARAWVNPDCGLKTRRPEEVEAALANLVAATKLVRAAVNSA, via the coding sequence GTGACCACTCAAACGATCGCAACCGTGCTCGGCTACCCCCGACAGGGGCCGCGCCGCGAACTCAAGACCGCAGTCGAGGCCTACTGGGCCGGGCGGAGCTCGGCCGACCAGCTTCTGGCGGCCGCCCGCGAACTCAGGCTCGCCCGCCTGGCCGAGTTGGCCGCCGCCGGCCTGGGGGAGATCCCCGGCAACGACTTCTCGCTGTATGACCACGTGTTGGACGCCGTCATGCTGCTCGGCGCCATCCCCGAGCGGTTCGACCATGCCGTGTCTCGCCTGGACCTCTACTTCGCGCTCGCCCGCGGCACGGAGGGGTTGGAGCCGCTCGAAATGACGAAGTGGTTCGACACGAACTACCACTATCTGGTTCCGGAACTCGGCCCCGACACGGAGTTCGCTTTGGACCCGGCCAAGGTGCTGGGCGAGTTCGACGAGGCGACGGCGGCGGGGGTGGTGACCCGCCCCGTGGTGCCTGGCCCCGTCAGCTTCCTTTTGCTGGCGAAAAGCGTCGAGGCCGGTTTCCGGCCGCTTGAGTTGCTGGACCGGATCCTGCCGCTCTACGTGTCTCTGCTGGCGCAGTTGCGCGAGCATGGCGCCGAATGGGTCCAATTGGACGAGCCCTGTTTGGTGCTCGACCAGCCCGGCGAGGTGCTTGAGCGGGTCGACCACGCCTACGCCGTGCTGGGTGGCGCCGCGAACAGGCCGTCCATTTTGGTCGCCACCTACTTCGACCGGCTTGGCGAGGCCTGGCCGGTGCTCGCCTCGGCGCCCGTCGAAGGCCTGGCAGTCGACTTCACCGGCCCGGCCGCGGCCAACCTGGAGCAACTGGAACGACTTGGCGGCCTGCCCGGCAAGCGGCTGGTCGCCGGACTGATCGACGGGCGCAACGTCTGGGCGGCGGACCTGGGTAAGGCTCTGGCCCTGGCCGAGCGGTTGGCGCCGTTGGCCGGCCGGGTGGACGTGGCGGCATCGTGCTCCTTGTTGCATGTGCCGCTGGACGTGGAAATGGAAACGGTGCCGCCGCAACTGGACGGCTGGCTGGCGTTCGCGCGGCAAAAGCTGGCGGAGGCTGTGACCGTGGCGCGGGGATTGGCGGACGGCCGGGACGGCATCGGGCGAGAATTGGAACGAAGCCGGGCGGCGCTGGAACGGCGGGCGAACTCGCCGTTGACACACGTGGCGGCGGTGCGCGACCGGGTGGGAGAGCGCGGGGCGCCCAGGGCGACGCCATACGCGGAGCGGGCGCGGGAGCAGGCCTGCGCGCTGGGGTTGCCGGAGTTGCCGACCACCACGATCGGGTCGTTCCCGCAGACTCGGGAACTGCGGGCGGCGCGGGCGGCGTGGCGGCGGGGCGCGCTGTCGCAGGCAGACTACGAGGCGGCAATGCGGGCTGAGATCGCGGCCGTGGTCGCGGAGCAGGAGCGGGCGGGCCTGGACGTGCTGGTGCACGGCGAGCCGGAGCGCAACGACATGGTCCAGTACTTCGCGGAGCAATTGGACGGGTACTGGGCCAGCGAGTTCGGGTGGGTGCAGTCGTACGGCAGTCGTTACGTGCGGCCGCCCATCTTGTTCGGGGACGTGTCGCGGCCGGCGCCCATCACGGTGCCGTGGATCACGTACGCGCAGAGCCTGACGGACCGGCCGGTCAAGGGGATGCTGACGGGGCCGGTGACCATGCTGGCGTGGTCGTTCGTGCGGGACGACCAGCCGCTGGGGGAGACGGCCGCGCAGGTGGCGCTGGCGTTGCGGGACGAGGTCTTGGACTTGGAACGGGCGGGCACGGCTGTGATCCAGGTGGACGAGCCGGCCTTGCGGGAACTGCTGCCCCTTCGCCGTGCGGACCGGCCGGCCTATCTGGAGTGGGCGGTCGGCGCGTTCTGGCTGGCCACAGCGGGCGTGGCGGACGCGACGCAGATTCACACGCACATGTGCTACGCGGAGTTCGGGGACATTATGGAGGCGATCGTCGCCATGGACCCGGACGTGATCTCGCTGGAGGCGGCCCGGTCCGGGGCCGGCGTGATCCGGGAGTTGGCCGGTTCGGGACTGGCAGGGGCGGTCGGTCCGGGCGTGTGGGACATCCACTCGCCGCGCATTCCCCCGGTGGAGGAGTTGGCGGGCAAGGTGCGGGCTCTGCGCGCGGCGTTCGGCGCCCGCGCCTGGGTCAACCCGGACTGCGGCCTGAAAACCCGCCGCCCCGAGGAGGTCGAGGCCGCCCTGGCCAACCTGGTGGCGGCGACCAAACTGGTCCGGGCCGCAGTCAACTCGGCTTGA